TCTCGTTTACGAGGCCGTGGAGAACAATCTGATGACACCTGTCCTCAGGTTAGAATGTGCGGACACCTGTCGTCAATTACGTGAGCAGCACACGATTACCTGAACAGAACACGGGGGAACCGGAGTTGACGGAACGGAGCTGGGGCGGCACCACGCTCGCCGATCGTCGTGCCGCCCGTCGGCAGACCCTGCTGGACACCGCCGAGCGCCTGGCCGGCGAGGAGGGGTGCGCGGCCGTCACGGTCCGGTCCGTCTGCCGGGAGGCGCGTCTGACGGACCGCTATTTCTACGAGAGCTTCACCGGCCGCGACGACCTGCTCCTCGCCGCCTTCGAGCGGGTCGCCGACGAGGCCCGGAGCGCGCTCGAGGGAGCGGTGGCGATCGGCGGCCCGCAGCGCGAGGTCCGGGCCCGGGCCGCCGTCTCCGCCTTCGTCGCCCTGGTCCTGGACGCGCC
This sequence is a window from Streptomyces parvus. Protein-coding genes within it:
- a CDS encoding TetR/AcrR family transcriptional regulator gives rise to the protein MTERSWGGTTLADRRAARRQTLLDTAERLAGEEGCAAVTVRSVCREARLTDRYFYESFTGRDDLLLAAFERVADEARSALEGAVAIGGPQREVRARAAVSAFVALVLDAPRKGRLLLLEPFADPVLGARSHLLMPVFTDLVGGQLAGTGDDIDRRLTAHALVGGLANLFAGWLHGTLDVPRERLEARCVELVLTATVSGK